A DNA window from Stenotrophomonas sp. 57 contains the following coding sequences:
- the moaCB gene encoding bifunctional molybdenum cofactor biosynthesis protein MoaC/MoaB, with product MSGELNAAFHMADVRNKRISRRRAVAVGELHAGPVAYPLIVERRLPKGDALVMAEIAGLQGAKMASMLMPLCHPLPLELVQVFCAPVPERQAIRVWCECASEARTGVEMEALAGVNAALLTLYDLSKPVEPALRIEGIRLLFKEGGKRGVWLHPDGMDEAERERFKPRAPKGLEGAACAVITLSDRASDGTYEDISGPTLVSGVEKLGGEVVAAEVLPDGIEPLATRLQALAAEGVRLCLCTGGTGLGPRDLTPEALRSLNARPVHGLAQMVRALSAQHTPMAWLSRAEVVQLGNMLVFALPGSPKAAAQCLDILAPVLGHALAMVKGAGHA from the coding sequence ATGAGTGGGGAATTGAACGCGGCCTTCCATATGGCCGATGTCCGCAACAAGCGCATCAGCCGCCGTCGTGCGGTGGCGGTGGGCGAGCTTCATGCCGGTCCGGTGGCGTATCCGCTGATTGTCGAGCGCCGCCTGCCCAAGGGCGATGCGCTGGTGATGGCCGAGATTGCCGGCCTGCAGGGCGCCAAGATGGCGTCGATGCTGATGCCGCTGTGCCATCCCCTGCCGCTGGAGCTGGTGCAGGTGTTCTGCGCGCCGGTGCCGGAACGGCAGGCGATCCGCGTGTGGTGCGAGTGCGCCAGCGAGGCGCGCACCGGCGTGGAGATGGAGGCACTGGCCGGCGTCAATGCGGCGCTGCTGACGTTGTATGACCTGAGCAAGCCGGTGGAGCCGGCGCTGCGCATCGAAGGCATCCGCCTGCTGTTCAAGGAAGGCGGCAAGCGCGGTGTCTGGCTGCACCCGGATGGCATGGACGAGGCCGAGCGTGAGCGTTTCAAGCCGCGTGCGCCGAAGGGCCTGGAAGGCGCGGCCTGCGCGGTGATCACGCTGAGTGATCGCGCCAGCGACGGCACCTATGAGGATATCTCTGGCCCGACCCTGGTGTCTGGCGTGGAAAAACTGGGTGGCGAAGTGGTAGCCGCCGAGGTCTTGCCTGATGGCATCGAGCCGTTGGCCACCCGCCTGCAGGCCTTGGCGGCCGAGGGCGTGCGCCTGTGCCTGTGTACCGGCGGTACCGGGCTGGGCCCGCGTGACCTGACCCCGGAGGCGCTGCGTTCGTTGAATGCGCGGCCGGTGCATGGGCTGGCGCAGATGGTGCGGGCCTTGAGCGCGCAGCACACGCCGATGGCCTGGCTGAGCCGCGCCGAGGTGGTGCAGCTGGGCAACATGCTGGTGTTCGCGCTGCCCGGCAGCCCAAAGGCGGCGGCGCAGTGCCTGGACATCCTGGCGCCGGTGCTGGGCCACGCCTTGGCGATGGTCAAGGGGGCTGGCCACGCATGA
- the moaA gene encoding GTP 3',8-cyclase MoaA — translation MSQLTDSFGRSFPYLRLSLTEACNFRCSYCLPDGYQADGHPRFLQVEEIGRLVRAFAALGMSKIRLTGGEPSLRKDLDEIIATVAAVPGIRKVAITTNGTLLPRRLPGWHRAGLTALNVSMDSLQRERFKTITGHDRLPEIQQGLALAQALGLPAIKLNAVLLRGLNDDELPQWMDYLRDRPFSVRFIELMRTGDNEAYFQRHHLRADVVIEQLLAAGWHERPRAADAGPAREFGHPDHRGSIGIIAPYSRDFCKGCNRLRVTAKGDLRLCLFGEFGVPLRPLLQRDEDHDALLARITTQLGLKAAGHGLHQGQTGLTPHLASIGG, via the coding sequence ATGAGCCAACTCACCGACAGCTTCGGACGCAGCTTTCCGTACCTGCGCTTGTCGCTCACCGAAGCCTGCAACTTCCGGTGCAGCTACTGCCTGCCCGACGGGTACCAGGCCGATGGCCACCCGCGTTTCCTGCAGGTGGAGGAGATCGGCCGCTTGGTGCGGGCCTTTGCAGCGCTGGGGATGAGCAAGATCCGCCTGACCGGTGGCGAGCCCAGCCTGCGCAAGGATCTGGACGAGATCATCGCCACCGTGGCGGCGGTGCCGGGCATCCGCAAGGTGGCCATCACCACCAACGGCACGCTGCTGCCGCGGCGCCTGCCGGGATGGCACCGGGCAGGCCTGACTGCGCTGAACGTGAGCATGGACAGCCTGCAGCGCGAACGCTTCAAGACCATCACCGGCCATGACCGCCTGCCGGAGATCCAGCAGGGCCTGGCCCTGGCGCAGGCGTTGGGCCTGCCGGCGATCAAGCTCAACGCGGTGCTGCTGCGTGGCCTGAACGACGACGAGCTGCCGCAGTGGATGGACTACCTGCGCGATCGACCCTTCAGCGTGCGCTTCATCGAACTGATGCGCACCGGCGACAACGAAGCCTATTTCCAGCGCCACCACCTGCGTGCCGACGTGGTGATCGAGCAGCTGCTGGCCGCTGGCTGGCACGAGCGCCCGCGCGCCGCCGATGCCGGCCCGGCGCGCGAGTTCGGCCACCCCGACCATCGCGGCAGCATCGGCATCATCGCGCCGTACTCGCGTGACTTCTGCAAGGGCTGCAACCGCCTGCGGGTGACCGCCAAGGGCGACCTGCGGCTGTGCCTGTTCGGCGAGTTCGGCGTGCCGCTGCGCCCGCTGCTGCAACGCGACGAGGACCATGACGCGCTTTTGGCACGCATCACCACCCAGCTTGGCCTGAAAGCGGCCGGGCACGGACTGCACCAGGGCCAGACCGGGTTGACCCCGCACCTGGCCTCGATCGGAGGATGA
- a CDS encoding helix-turn-helix transcriptional regulator has translation MARISLPGFDLDPDETDRPAVASRLQVAEHDAEIPVHEHRKGQLILALHGAVTCEVANALWIVPPQCGVWIPGGMPHSNRATANARLCYLFVEPGIVDLPMQCVTLAISPMLREMILHLADAPLDYPHGSHTDRLARVLLDELVQMPAEHLSLPVSHHPKVRALAAALSADPADRSTIGQWAVRLALGERTLTRLIERETGLSFGRWRQQLHLLIAIRELAAGAPVQRVSETLGYESVTAFITMFKKALGLSPARYFAVRLRGQ, from the coding sequence ATGGCTCGCATTTCGCTCCCCGGCTTTGACCTGGACCCGGACGAGACCGATCGCCCGGCGGTTGCCAGCCGCCTGCAGGTGGCCGAGCACGATGCGGAGATTCCCGTGCATGAGCACCGGAAGGGCCAGCTTATTCTTGCGCTGCATGGGGCGGTGACCTGCGAAGTGGCCAACGCACTGTGGATCGTGCCGCCCCAGTGTGGCGTCTGGATTCCCGGTGGCATGCCCCACAGCAACCGCGCCACCGCCAACGCGCGCCTGTGCTACCTGTTCGTCGAGCCCGGCATCGTCGATCTGCCCATGCAATGCGTGACGCTGGCGATCTCCCCGATGCTGCGCGAGATGATCCTGCACCTGGCCGACGCGCCGCTGGACTACCCGCATGGCAGCCACACCGACCGGCTGGCGCGCGTATTGCTGGACGAGCTGGTACAGATGCCGGCCGAGCACCTGTCGTTGCCGGTCAGCCATCACCCGAAGGTGCGTGCGCTGGCTGCGGCGCTGTCGGCGGATCCGGCAGACCGCAGCACCATCGGCCAGTGGGCCGTGCGCCTGGCCCTGGGCGAGCGCACGTTGACCCGGCTCATCGAACGGGAAACGGGCTTGTCCTTCGGGCGCTGGCGGCAGCAGCTGCACCTGCTCATCGCCATTCGTGAACTTGCCGCGGGTGCACCGGTACAACGCGTTTCCGAGACGCTGGGCTATGAGTCGGTGACGGCCTTCATCACGATGTTCAAGAAAGCGCTTGGCCTTTCCCCGGCGCGGTACTTCGCGGTGCGCCTGCGAGGGCAGTAG
- a CDS encoding FUSC family protein, which produces MSRMHFPIPLLPHVLQAFARLKSPALRTDQEAVLFSLKCLLAASLGLYVSLRIGLNRPFWVIGTVYLVSQPLSGATLSRGLFRLLGTVGGAVATVVLVPRFANAPLVLSAALATWMALCLYLAMIDRTPRAYAFLLAGYTTSLIGFPAVMVPEDVFTIAITRVQEIAIGIIAATLVHALVLPRRVSMRVHARVAAVLDDAERWTRDMRAGASDTVLATDRSKVAADLLELHVLSIHLPFDSAHGVAQVQILRALHDRMLDVLMLSSAEEDSVDRLRSPQASTMDPLGWRELMQTGLAAQQAELDLAHADCRVLQAQLHTARPDWRWHVPARLARHVQGAALHRDHRLALRSALGAFVGILLSCVLWIVTGWSEGATAVSIIGTACVLFGTIEAPAPHVMRYLVGSAIGVAVGLVYALVIIPSLSGIAGLVAALAPVLLLCGSFLARPPFIMAALGVVLTFPLIAGLGATNAINVVGALNNSVALFVGTTVALCSMQLFQTADTGRNRARLERSIRRDVARHAAGRGDVTRAWLSRMLDRIGLLAPRLQGRSSAGHDLRALFADVRAARASSQLRALERCLDNPQARALHALLIERIAEHFRVRAHPPRRIDTPLLEVLDRMREAVVTSSGADRKHLSHLLCGLRRDLLVPLLTHRR; this is translated from the coding sequence ATGAGCCGCATGCACTTCCCCATCCCACTCCTCCCCCACGTGCTCCAGGCGTTTGCACGGTTGAAGAGCCCTGCCCTCCGGACCGACCAGGAGGCGGTGCTGTTCTCGCTCAAATGCCTGCTCGCCGCGTCGCTGGGGCTGTATGTCTCCCTGCGGATCGGCCTGAATCGCCCGTTCTGGGTAATCGGCACGGTTTATCTGGTGTCGCAGCCCCTTTCCGGGGCGACACTCAGCCGCGGCCTGTTCCGTCTGCTCGGCACCGTGGGCGGGGCCGTCGCCACCGTTGTGCTGGTGCCACGCTTCGCCAATGCCCCCCTGGTGCTGAGCGCCGCACTCGCCACCTGGATGGCGCTGTGCCTGTATCTGGCGATGATCGACCGCACCCCACGTGCCTATGCGTTCCTGCTGGCCGGCTATACCACCAGCCTGATCGGGTTTCCTGCGGTGATGGTGCCGGAGGACGTGTTCACCATTGCCATCACGCGGGTGCAGGAAATCGCCATCGGCATCATCGCCGCCACGCTGGTACATGCGTTGGTGCTGCCGCGCCGGGTCTCGATGCGCGTGCACGCGCGGGTTGCTGCCGTGCTGGATGATGCCGAACGATGGACACGCGACATGCGCGCCGGTGCATCGGACACGGTGCTGGCGACCGACCGCTCGAAAGTGGCAGCCGACCTGCTTGAGCTGCATGTGCTATCGATCCACCTGCCCTTCGACAGCGCCCACGGCGTGGCCCAGGTGCAGATCCTGCGTGCTTTGCATGACCGGATGCTGGACGTCCTGATGCTGTCCAGCGCGGAGGAGGACTCCGTCGACCGGCTGCGTTCACCGCAGGCCAGCACAATGGACCCACTTGGCTGGCGCGAGCTGATGCAGACCGGCCTTGCCGCGCAACAGGCCGAGCTCGACCTCGCCCACGCCGACTGCCGCGTGCTGCAGGCACAACTGCACACCGCCCGGCCCGACTGGCGCTGGCATGTACCTGCCCGCCTTGCGCGGCATGTGCAGGGTGCGGCACTTCACCGGGATCATCGGCTCGCGCTGCGCAGCGCGCTGGGCGCGTTCGTCGGCATCCTGCTGAGCTGCGTTCTGTGGATCGTCACCGGCTGGTCGGAGGGCGCCACGGCGGTGTCCATCATCGGCACGGCGTGCGTGCTGTTCGGCACGATCGAAGCGCCAGCGCCGCATGTCATGCGCTACCTGGTCGGCTCCGCCATCGGTGTCGCCGTCGGTCTTGTGTACGCCCTGGTGATCATCCCTTCGCTGTCGGGTATTGCCGGCCTGGTCGCCGCGCTGGCGCCGGTACTGCTGCTGTGCGGATCGTTCCTGGCCCGGCCGCCCTTCATCATGGCCGCCCTGGGTGTGGTGCTGACCTTCCCGCTCATCGCCGGCCTGGGTGCGACCAATGCGATCAACGTCGTCGGCGCACTCAACAACAGCGTTGCGTTGTTCGTCGGTACGACGGTGGCACTGTGCAGCATGCAACTGTTCCAGACCGCCGATACGGGCCGTAACCGCGCTCGGCTGGAGCGTTCGATCCGCCGGGACGTCGCACGACACGCCGCCGGACGAGGTGATGTGACACGCGCCTGGCTCAGCCGCATGCTGGATCGCATCGGGCTGCTTGCTCCCAGGCTGCAGGGCCGTTCCAGCGCGGGACACGACCTGCGGGCATTGTTTGCAGACGTTCGTGCGGCACGTGCATCCAGCCAACTCCGGGCACTGGAAAGGTGCCTGGACAATCCGCAGGCCCGGGCGCTTCATGCACTGCTGATCGAACGCATCGCCGAGCATTTCAGGGTTCGTGCCCACCCGCCGCGCCGTATCGACACCCCTCTTCTGGAAGTGCTGGACCGAATGCGTGAAGCAGTGGTTACCAGCAGCGGGGCTGATCGGAAGCATCTGTCGCACCTTCTCTGCGGGTTGCGCCGCGACCTTCTCGTACCTTTGCTCACCCACCGGCGCTGA
- a CDS encoding DUF1656 domain-containing protein, whose product MLPDLSIDGVLIPGLLAVAVAALALSVLTSRLLASLGLYRLFAAWPLVGLSLFVILAELMIRLAPLFEK is encoded by the coding sequence ATGCTTCCTGATCTTTCGATTGATGGCGTGCTGATTCCCGGCCTGCTTGCGGTGGCCGTCGCCGCGCTGGCGCTGTCGGTACTGACCTCACGTCTCCTCGCCAGCCTCGGTCTGTACCGGTTGTTCGCCGCGTGGCCACTGGTGGGCCTGTCCCTGTTCGTGATCCTGGCGGAGCTGATGATCCGGCTCGCGCCCCTGTTCGAGAAATGA
- a CDS encoding biotin/lipoyl-binding protein, which yields MKHTLAVIGRWSATLVVFAIAVVAALAIWHRYETHPWTRDGRVRADVVRVASDMGGLVTQVLVHDNQRVSAGQLLLVLDQPRFAAALEKADAAVSSAGATLALARRESARDNALGNLVASETRERNAAKVDTELAALAQARAEQRVARLNVQRTEVRATTDGIVTNLDLHAGDYLQPGAQALALIDTGSLRIEGYFEETKLGCITEGDAAVSRLMGDDHDVRGHVDTIAAGIADDQRSSTHNLLPAVAPTYTWVRLAQRIPVRIRIDDARPDTRLIVGRTASVTITPSAQGACK from the coding sequence ATGAAACACACGCTTGCTGTCATCGGGCGCTGGAGCGCAACCCTGGTGGTGTTCGCAATTGCCGTCGTCGCCGCACTGGCCATCTGGCATCGCTACGAAACACACCCGTGGACGCGCGATGGGCGGGTGCGCGCCGATGTGGTGCGCGTTGCATCGGACATGGGGGGGCTGGTGACCCAGGTGCTGGTGCACGACAACCAGCGAGTCAGCGCCGGACAACTGCTGCTGGTGCTGGACCAGCCGCGCTTCGCTGCCGCGCTTGAGAAGGCCGACGCAGCGGTCAGCAGCGCAGGCGCCACGCTGGCCCTGGCCCGCCGCGAATCGGCGCGGGACAACGCACTGGGCAACCTGGTCGCTTCGGAAACCCGCGAACGCAATGCCGCCAAGGTCGATACCGAGCTGGCCGCCCTGGCGCAGGCGCGGGCCGAACAGCGCGTTGCCCGGCTCAATGTGCAACGCACCGAGGTGCGCGCGACCACCGATGGCATCGTCACCAACCTGGACCTGCACGCGGGCGACTACCTGCAGCCGGGTGCACAGGCGCTGGCGCTGATCGACACCGGCAGCCTGCGCATCGAGGGCTATTTCGAGGAAACCAAGCTGGGCTGCATCACCGAGGGCGATGCCGCCGTGTCCCGGCTGATGGGCGACGACCACGACGTGCGCGGGCACGTGGATACCATCGCCGCCGGCATTGCCGACGATCAGCGCTCAAGCACGCACAACCTGCTCCCCGCTGTGGCGCCAACTTATACCTGGGTGAGGCTGGCACAGCGGATCCCGGTACGCATCCGCATTGATGATGCGCGGCCGGATACCCGCCTGATCGTGGGCCGCACTGCGAGTGTGACGATCACGCCCTCGGCACAGGGAGCCTGCAAGTGA
- a CDS encoding efflux transporter outer membrane subunit, whose protein sequence is MSVRTVRGGLLALLLPMTACVSGPDYHLPADAVAVSPRAAQAFVSGQEASFSHDAPPDRWWHLYGDARLDAYVREALAANTDLRAADANLRRASATVLEYRARGAVQADVDASGTLTHAGGYTQAPAAPQSYALGLQLSYPLDLAGGIRRGIEAANADAEAVAAARDQVRVVVAAAVTRAYLQVCTRNHTLAATRQVLAIQHATLEATRRLAAGGRGTDFDVSRAGAAVNHSAAAVPHLLAERQAALFELAALMGRLPADYPREAEACPRPPELEQALPVGEGWQLLQRRPDIRAAERSLAAATALIGVETAGLYPQITLGASSGVAGTPAHLLSANSFGANIGPVLSWHWPNRRVAKARIAAAGANVDAALASFDGIVLQALRQTETALFACTQELERERSLAQARGDAARAAGQAQQLYRFGRIDFLDLLSAQAALADAESALATSRAERVDRQMELFLSLGGGWAAGDTADGATR, encoded by the coding sequence GTGAGCGTGCGAACAGTACGTGGTGGGCTGCTCGCCCTGCTGCTGCCGATGACGGCCTGCGTGTCAGGCCCCGACTATCACCTGCCTGCCGATGCTGTCGCAGTCTCTCCCCGGGCGGCGCAGGCCTTCGTCTCGGGCCAGGAGGCTTCGTTCAGCCATGACGCACCGCCGGATCGGTGGTGGCACCTGTATGGCGATGCCCGGCTTGACGCCTACGTCCGCGAAGCACTGGCGGCCAACACCGACCTGCGCGCCGCCGATGCCAACCTTCGGCGCGCCAGCGCTACCGTTCTGGAGTATCGCGCGCGCGGTGCCGTGCAGGCCGACGTGGATGCATCAGGCACGCTCACCCATGCCGGTGGCTACACCCAGGCGCCGGCCGCTCCGCAGTCCTATGCGCTGGGCCTTCAGCTCTCCTATCCACTGGATCTTGCAGGCGGCATCCGCCGCGGCATCGAGGCCGCCAACGCGGACGCGGAGGCTGTCGCTGCGGCACGGGACCAGGTCCGCGTGGTCGTCGCTGCGGCCGTCACACGTGCCTATCTCCAGGTGTGCACCCGCAATCACACGCTCGCCGCAACCCGGCAGGTGCTGGCGATCCAGCACGCCACGCTGGAGGCAACCCGCCGCCTCGCCGCAGGCGGTCGAGGAACGGACTTCGATGTCAGCCGTGCCGGTGCCGCCGTCAACCACAGCGCGGCGGCAGTACCGCACCTGCTGGCAGAACGCCAGGCCGCACTGTTCGAACTGGCCGCATTGATGGGCAGGCTCCCGGCAGACTATCCCAGGGAGGCCGAAGCGTGCCCGCGCCCCCCGGAGCTGGAGCAGGCATTGCCAGTCGGAGAGGGCTGGCAGCTGCTCCAGCGGCGCCCTGACATACGCGCAGCAGAACGCAGCCTGGCTGCCGCGACTGCCTTGATCGGCGTCGAGACGGCCGGTCTCTATCCGCAGATCACCCTGGGCGCCTCTTCGGGCGTGGCTGGCACGCCGGCGCATCTACTGTCGGCCAACAGCTTTGGTGCGAACATCGGTCCCGTGCTGTCATGGCACTGGCCCAACCGCCGCGTGGCCAAGGCCCGCATCGCGGCGGCCGGCGCCAATGTGGATGCCGCTCTTGCTTCCTTTGACGGCATCGTGCTGCAGGCACTGCGCCAGACCGAGACCGCGCTTTTTGCCTGCACGCAGGAGCTTGAACGCGAGCGCAGCCTGGCGCAGGCGCGTGGGGATGCAGCGCGCGCCGCCGGGCAGGCGCAGCAGCTCTACCGTTTTGGCAGGATTGATTTTCTCGACCTGCTTTCGGCGCAGGCCGCGCTGGCAGATGCGGAATCCGCGTTGGCCACCTCGCGCGCGGAGCGGGTCGACCGCCAGATGGAACTGTTCCTGTCACTGGGCGGCGGTTGGGCTGCGGGCGACACGGCCGATGGTGCGACACGCTGA
- a CDS encoding RcnB family protein: protein MTSIRLLAITVSTAAALAVAPAFADPPHHARGNGPPPHAGGPHHRDAPPPGWQKKAWRRGERLPWAEVDRRYWVDDYARYHLREPGRDRRWVRQSDSEYLLVEIATGLIVDALHR, encoded by the coding sequence ATGACATCCATACGTCTGCTTGCCATTACCGTAAGTACGGCCGCAGCGCTCGCCGTAGCTCCCGCCTTCGCTGATCCGCCGCATCACGCCCGCGGCAACGGCCCGCCGCCGCATGCCGGCGGCCCCCACCACCGTGATGCGCCGCCGCCCGGCTGGCAGAAGAAGGCCTGGCGACGTGGTGAGCGCCTGCCGTGGGCCGAAGTGGATCGCCGCTACTGGGTCGACGACTATGCGCGCTATCACCTGCGTGAGCCGGGCCGCGACCGGCGCTGGGTGCGCCAGTCCGATAGCGAGTACCTGCTGGTGGAAATCGCCACCGGCTTGATTGTTGACGCGCTGCATCGTTGA
- a CDS encoding nuclear transport factor 2 family protein: MRTTGIQSALLAACLTTGVPAQASQPPSSADVKAIEQVVESFRTSLINKDKPTYMGLFFSDKPEDIGWQFVSEDVRLQDIRKAKPDAIKARQIPANNFVALIDGAVASPKPKEEKFSSTKIETDGDVASVSFDYSFHDEGVKTNWGKEMWQLIRTEQGWKIFSVIYSIRDSRSPAD, translated from the coding sequence ATGCGAACCACCGGAATCCAGAGCGCGCTTCTCGCTGCGTGTCTCACCACAGGCGTGCCGGCCCAGGCAAGTCAGCCCCCATCCTCAGCTGATGTGAAGGCCATCGAACAGGTGGTCGAATCGTTCCGCACCTCGTTGATCAACAAGGACAAGCCGACCTACATGGGCCTGTTCTTCTCCGACAAACCGGAAGACATCGGCTGGCAGTTCGTTTCCGAGGATGTGCGCCTGCAGGACATCCGCAAGGCCAAGCCCGATGCAATCAAGGCGCGGCAGATCCCGGCCAACAACTTCGTCGCGCTGATCGACGGTGCGGTGGCCTCGCCGAAGCCGAAGGAGGAGAAATTCTCCAGCACGAAGATCGAAACGGATGGCGATGTGGCCTCGGTGTCGTTCGACTACAGCTTCCACGACGAGGGGGTGAAGACCAACTGGGGCAAGGAGATGTGGCAGCTGATCCGCACCGAACAGGGCTGGAAGATCTTCTCGGTGATCTATTCGATCCGCGATTCACGCAGCCCGGCCGATTGA
- a CDS encoding response regulator transcription factor translates to MTRLLIIEDNPELVANLYAFFEPLGYVLDDARDGASGLRWATQHDYDAILLDLMLPRLDGMTLCQKLRQEFQNPVPILMLTARDPVDDRVQGLALGADDYLVKPCSLKELDARIKALVRRAQGRQVQNVLAWKDLQVDTRSPQAWRQGRCIALTPTSHKLLMCLVRAAPAVVRKQEMEYLVWGDEPPDSGALRTHIHELRLQVDRCFDTALITTVHSVGWRMLA, encoded by the coding sequence ATGACCCGCCTGCTGATCATCGAAGACAACCCCGAGCTCGTAGCCAACCTGTACGCTTTCTTTGAGCCTCTCGGCTACGTCCTGGACGACGCCCGCGACGGCGCCAGCGGACTACGCTGGGCAACGCAGCACGATTACGACGCCATCCTGCTGGACCTGATGCTGCCGCGCCTGGACGGCATGACGCTGTGCCAGAAGCTGCGCCAGGAATTCCAGAATCCGGTGCCGATCCTGATGCTGACCGCGCGCGACCCGGTGGATGACCGGGTGCAGGGCCTTGCCTTGGGCGCGGATGACTACCTGGTCAAGCCGTGCTCCCTGAAGGAGCTGGATGCGCGGATCAAGGCCCTGGTCCGCCGGGCACAGGGTCGCCAGGTCCAGAACGTGCTGGCGTGGAAGGACCTGCAGGTGGACACGCGCTCGCCACAGGCCTGGCGCCAAGGCCGCTGCATTGCCCTGACGCCTACGTCGCACAAGCTGCTGATGTGCCTGGTGCGCGCCGCGCCTGCCGTGGTGCGCAAGCAGGAAATGGAATACCTGGTCTGGGGCGATGAACCACCGGACAGCGGCGCGCTGCGAACACACATTCATGAGCTGCGCCTGCAGGTGGACCGCTGCTTCGACACCGCACTGATCACCACGGTGCATAGCGTCGGCTGGCGCATGCTGGCGTGA
- a CDS encoding HAMP domain-containing sensor histidine kinase, whose product MSPASLYRRLSLRTRITISFVLSMAGAMGFIILAEQVDYDQVRAAVVARTQHGEVQRLQALLDRGQRPVLPPGTQLFDAQDVPVVLRQYGPGYHGEEAPNEWHLSVFDNGGQRYYLLQDAAHYGYLEHLINAFAALVISICVLGAFLIGRKVATHVIAPITRLADAVQDGQKPFPYQNARDEIGVLARAFAQHSDELERFLHREQCFSGDASHELRTPLAIIGGAAETLACQLPADSHLVPSAERIMRTTREMQRQLTCLLLLSRAPSTVPRNEVALRPLIESCMERCQPWISGKPVIVVFDARHDAVLDTNADLAHSVIWNLLRNACQYTECGEVRITLHDSALIVADTGPGLPSSIDPQQFERFLPGNPHSGEGLGLSIVQRIVEHLGWRMTVHSSQQGCRFSLEWPL is encoded by the coding sequence GTGAGCCCTGCGTCCCTCTACCGCCGCCTGAGCCTGCGTACCCGCATCACGATCTCGTTCGTGCTGTCGATGGCCGGCGCCATGGGTTTCATCATACTGGCCGAACAGGTCGACTACGACCAGGTCAGGGCCGCTGTGGTCGCGCGCACCCAGCACGGCGAAGTGCAAAGGCTGCAGGCCTTGCTGGATCGTGGCCAACGCCCAGTCCTGCCACCAGGGACCCAGCTGTTCGATGCCCAGGACGTGCCTGTCGTGCTGCGCCAGTACGGCCCGGGCTACCACGGCGAAGAGGCGCCAAATGAGTGGCACCTGAGCGTCTTCGACAACGGCGGCCAGCGCTACTACCTGCTGCAGGACGCGGCGCACTACGGCTATCTGGAACACCTGATCAATGCCTTCGCGGCACTGGTAATTTCGATCTGCGTGCTCGGCGCCTTCCTGATCGGCCGCAAGGTAGCGACGCACGTCATCGCGCCCATCACGCGATTGGCGGACGCGGTGCAGGACGGCCAGAAGCCCTTTCCCTACCAGAACGCCCGCGACGAGATCGGTGTACTCGCCCGCGCCTTCGCCCAGCACAGTGACGAGCTCGAACGGTTCCTGCATCGCGAACAGTGCTTCAGCGGCGACGCCAGTCACGAACTGCGCACGCCGCTGGCGATCATCGGCGGCGCTGCGGAGACGCTCGCCTGCCAGCTTCCGGCCGACAGCCACCTGGTTCCCAGCGCCGAGCGCATCATGCGCACCACCCGGGAGATGCAGCGCCAGCTGACCTGCCTGCTGCTGCTGTCACGCGCGCCCAGTACCGTGCCGCGCAACGAGGTGGCCCTGCGTCCGCTGATCGAATCCTGCATGGAGCGCTGCCAGCCCTGGATTTCCGGAAAGCCGGTAATCGTTGTGTTTGATGCCCGGCATGACGCCGTGCTGGACACCAACGCGGATCTGGCGCACAGCGTGATCTGGAACCTGCTGCGCAACGCCTGCCAGTACACCGAATGCGGCGAAGTGCGGATCACCCTCCACGACTCCGCACTCATCGTCGCCGATACAGGCCCCGGCCTGCCTTCCAGTATCGACCCACAGCAGTTCGAGCGTTTCCTGCCCGGCAACCCGCACAGTGGCGAGGGACTGGGGCTGTCGATCGTGCAGCGCATCGTCGAGCATCTGGGCTGGAGGATGACGGTGCACTCCTCGCAGCAGGGATGCCGGTTCAGCCTGGAGTGGCCCCTCTGA
- a CDS encoding diacylglycerol kinase yields MQHPKDSSKYPHGKTGLRRILHTLIHSRDGFIATFRGEAAFRQLLLLHALLMVAAFVLDISTVERALVLAVCFISLLVELLNSAIEAVVDRISLEQHPLSKNAKDMGSAAQTTALLMVGAVWGVILLG; encoded by the coding sequence ATGCAGCATCCCAAGGACAGCAGCAAGTACCCGCACGGCAAGACCGGCCTGCGCCGCATCCTGCATACCCTGATCCACTCACGCGACGGCTTCATCGCCACCTTCCGTGGCGAGGCCGCCTTTCGCCAGCTGTTGCTGCTGCACGCGCTGCTGATGGTGGCGGCCTTCGTGCTGGACATCAGCACGGTCGAGCGGGCACTGGTGCTGGCGGTCTGCTTCATCAGCCTGCTGGTGGAGCTGCTCAACTCGGCGATCGAAGCGGTGGTTGATCGCATATCACTGGAACAGCATCCGCTGTCCAAGAATGCCAAGGACATGGGCAGCGCTGCGCAGACCACCGCACTGTTGATGGTGGGCGCGGTGTGGGGCGTGATCCTGCTGGGCTAG